A single window of Methanoregula sp. DNA harbors:
- a CDS encoding 30S ribosomal protein S13: MAQEEDIKYFVRIGTTDLDGTKSVRVALTGIKGVGRHTSSVISRMAKVNEYTTLGRLDEDGVNRLRAVIDHYGTKVPSWMTNRPKDVYTGEAKHLLGIDVTMARDDDVNMMRKIRCYKGIRHETGQKVRGQRTKSTGRTGATVGVKKTKEGGA; this comes from the coding sequence ATGGCTCAGGAAGAAGACATAAAATACTTTGTACGGATTGGCACCACCGATCTGGACGGGACAAAATCCGTCCGTGTCGCCCTCACCGGGATCAAGGGTGTGGGCAGGCATACGTCAAGCGTTATCTCCCGCATGGCAAAAGTCAACGAATATACGACGCTGGGGCGTCTGGATGAGGACGGGGTCAACCGGCTCCGTGCCGTCATCGACCATTATGGCACCAAAGTGCCGTCATGGATGACGAACCGGCCCAAGGATGTCTACACCGGTGAAGCAAAACACCTGTTAGGCATCGATGTGACGATGGCCAGAGATGACGATGTCAACATGATGAGAAAGATTCGCTGCTACAAGGGAATCCGCCACGAGACCGGGCAGAAAGTCCGCGGGCAGCGCACCAAGTCCACGGGCAGAACCGGCGCGACCGTTGGTGTGAAGAAGACCAAAGAGGGAGGCGCGTAA